Proteins from a single region of Veillonellaceae bacterium:
- a CDS encoding rod shape-determining protein translates to MLKIFDSFSRDMGIDLGTANTLVHVKGKGIVLKEPSVVAIQRDTGEVLAVGEEAKQMIGRTPGNIVAIRPLKDGVIADFDITQAMLKYFIRRSIDSKSFIRPRVVVGVPSGVTEVEKRAVIDATIQAGAREAYLIEEPMAAAIGAGLPVHEPTGNMVVDIGGGTTEVAVISLGGIVTSRSIRIGGDEMDEAIVQYIKRTYNLMIGERTAEEVKVTIGAAIMPDIDESMEIRGRDLVTGLPKTLTIKAREVQQALSEPVFGIIEAVKVTLEKTPPELAADVMDRGIVMTGGGCLLRSMDILLSKETGMPVHIAEDALDCVGMGTGMALESIDVLKRVLMSPKKLG, encoded by the coding sequence ATGTTGAAGATATTCGATTCATTTTCCCGTGATATGGGTATAGACCTTGGCACTGCCAACACTTTGGTTCATGTTAAGGGAAAGGGTATAGTACTAAAGGAGCCTTCAGTTGTTGCTATTCAGCGCGACACTGGCGAAGTATTGGCCGTTGGCGAAGAAGCTAAACAAATGATTGGCCGCACGCCAGGTAATATAGTTGCAATCAGACCACTCAAAGATGGTGTAATTGCTGATTTTGATATTACCCAAGCAATGCTTAAATATTTCATTCGCCGCTCAATTGATAGTAAATCATTTATAAGACCGCGTGTTGTTGTCGGCGTGCCTTCAGGTGTTACTGAGGTTGAAAAAAGAGCAGTAATTGATGCGACAATTCAGGCCGGTGCCAGAGAAGCGTATTTAATTGAAGAGCCAATGGCAGCAGCAATAGGCGCAGGACTACCTGTTCATGAGCCAACTGGCAATATGGTAGTTGATATTGGCGGCGGTACAACTGAGGTTGCCGTAATTTCTTTAGGCGGAATTGTAACCAGCCGATCTATTCGCATCGGCGGTGATGAAATGGACGAGGCCATTGTGCAGTATATAAAGCGAACCTATAATTTGATGATTGGTGAACGGACTGCGGAAGAGGTCAAAGTAACAATCGGCGCAGCCATTATGCCTGATATTGATGAATCTATGGAAATTAGGGGACGTGATTTAGTAACCGGTTTACCTAAAACATTGACAATTAAAGCACGTGAAGTTCAGCAGGCGCTCAGCGAGCCTGTTTTTGGGATAATTGAGGCTGTGAAAGTAACGCTTGAAAAGACCCCGCCTGAACTTGCTGCAGATGTCATGGACCGTGGCATTGTAATGACAGGTGGCGGCTGTTTACTTCGTAGTATGGACATACTTTTGAGCAAAGAAACAGGCATGCCGGTTCACATAGCAGAAGATGCGCTTGACTGCGTCGGCATG